A window of Fodinibius salinus contains these coding sequences:
- a CDS encoding NADH-quinone oxidoreductase subunit A, whose protein sequence is MLSNYLPILILGSIAIVLAILLMTLSKILGPYRPNKIKLDPYESGMDPVGEASDRYSISFYLVAIAFIVFDIEVVFVYPWAVSFLDYEVATLVSMVIFIAELFVGLIYLVKKGMLDWDMKEDGMFN, encoded by the coding sequence ATGCTTTCGAACTATTTACCAATCCTTATTCTCGGTAGCATAGCCATTGTGTTGGCTATTTTACTGATGACCCTTTCTAAAATTTTGGGTCCTTACCGCCCCAATAAAATCAAGCTTGACCCTTATGAAAGTGGCATGGATCCGGTTGGCGAAGCATCAGACCGATATTCTATCAGTTTTTATCTTGTAGCCATCGCTTTTATTGTTTTTGATATCGAAGTAGTATTTGTCTATCCCTGGGCGGTTAGCTTTCTTGATTATGAAGTAGCTACCCTCGTGTCGATGGTGATCTTTATTGCAGAACTTTTTGTTGGACTCATTTACTTGGTTAAAAAAGGTATGCTCGACTGGGATATGAAAGAAGATGGAATGTTTAATTAA
- a CDS encoding Mth938-like domain-containing protein, translating to MTPSNTSPKIRSVEWGQVHLDNDKTYKDVKLFPNGSRKWDWNETGTHHKPGIQPADVEELLDNGAEVVILSQGFQQRLQVCNKTKQWLNERGIDFYILETEKAAQKYNELRSSQAIGALIHSTC from the coding sequence ATGACACCTTCAAATACATCCCCTAAAATTAGGTCTGTCGAATGGGGACAGGTCCATCTTGACAATGACAAAACATATAAAGATGTAAAACTATTTCCGAATGGTTCGCGGAAATGGGATTGGAACGAAACCGGCACGCATCACAAGCCCGGTATCCAGCCCGCAGATGTCGAAGAACTGCTGGACAACGGCGCTGAAGTAGTCATCCTTTCACAGGGATTTCAACAGCGTCTGCAAGTATGTAACAAAACCAAACAATGGCTTAACGAGCGTGGAATCGATTTTTATATTCTGGAAACCGAGAAAGCCGCCCAAAAATATAATGAACTGCGATCTTCGCAAGCTATTGGTGCCCTTATACACTCCACTTGCTAA
- a CDS encoding bifunctional nuclease family protein, whose translation MNKVKVDIMGLSTSPSSGGAYALILNEVDGNRRLPIIIGTFEAQAIALELEHIKPPRPMTHDLLKNIIENFGTNVDEVFINDLSEGTFFAKILYEDNGQQMEQDARPSDAIALAVRFGASIFVDAEVLEEAGIISEGDEPTDLTSTSEAQDQPKELTKLEKLENELQTAIDTENYEKAARLRDEIQKLKG comes from the coding sequence TTGAATAAAGTAAAGGTGGACATAATGGGGCTTTCAACGAGTCCCAGCAGCGGTGGAGCTTATGCACTAATCCTAAATGAAGTGGATGGCAACAGGCGTTTGCCTATTATTATAGGTACGTTTGAGGCGCAGGCCATTGCGTTAGAATTAGAGCATATTAAGCCGCCCCGGCCGATGACGCATGACCTGCTTAAGAACATAATAGAGAATTTTGGTACTAATGTTGATGAGGTATTCATAAATGACCTCAGCGAAGGCACCTTCTTTGCCAAGATTTTGTACGAGGATAATGGTCAGCAGATGGAGCAGGATGCACGGCCCAGCGATGCTATTGCACTGGCTGTTCGATTTGGAGCCTCTATTTTTGTGGATGCTGAAGTGCTTGAAGAAGCTGGCATTATCTCAGAAGGAGATGAGCCTACTGATTTGACGTCTACTTCAGAAGCACAAGATCAGCCTAAAGAGCTGACCAAGCTGGAAAAGCTAGAAAATGAACTTCAAACTGCGATTGATACCGAAAATTATGAAAAGGCAGCCCGACTTAGAGATGAAATTCAAAAATTAAAAGGCTAG
- the bshC gene encoding bacillithiol biosynthesis cysteine-adding enzyme BshC, producing MRLSNYSFEKLPFSDLFKTYVSNFDALSAYFETNPFDEEAIAQKAEQFTFSGNRAKTVELLKDFNQDFELEQAAIDNLDRLKASDSLAVVTGQQLGIYGGPLYTILKIISTIWRARQLEDTLDRPVIPIFWLADEDHDYEEVRKLSVLNNHSHEVEEFALPPKDGDLPTVAELTIPSEISDFREGLKETLYNTDFSDDLWQLLDGNFQSGITFRQAFGNFISALFSKHGLVLAGSNHSDIKDYSRQCLTQSVSKSEKIRASLNTQTAAVADTYHQQVTLYDSNLFYLDDASGRTKVMHNGEGWETDSGKEWSSEQLVNAINDDPEHFSPNVFLRPILQDTLLPTIGYVAGPGEIAYYAQMKEMYSCFGLEMPVIFPRLSATFVEPAIDRICKELPFELHEYAERIEDLESNFVDHTEDHDLETFFTDWKEKVQQLVNPKKRDIADIDPTLEGAVGKANAAYFNELDKLKGKVYRAVKQQENTQLKRIRRIKANLFPDNELQERLVAAMFYMNKYGIDIWDDLLESLDEDEEFNRHKLIYL from the coding sequence TTGCGATTATCAAATTATTCGTTTGAGAAACTTCCATTTTCCGATCTTTTTAAAACGTATGTTAGCAATTTTGATGCACTGAGTGCTTATTTTGAAACGAACCCTTTCGACGAGGAGGCTATTGCTCAAAAAGCCGAACAGTTTACATTTTCGGGTAACCGGGCCAAAACTGTTGAGTTACTTAAGGACTTTAATCAAGATTTTGAGCTGGAACAGGCTGCAATTGATAACCTTGATCGATTAAAAGCTTCAGATTCACTGGCTGTAGTAACTGGACAACAGTTGGGGATCTACGGTGGGCCGCTTTATACGATTCTTAAAATTATAAGTACTATTTGGCGGGCACGGCAGCTAGAAGATACGTTAGATCGACCGGTTATTCCCATCTTTTGGCTTGCGGATGAAGATCACGATTACGAAGAAGTGCGAAAGCTATCGGTATTGAACAATCACAGCCATGAGGTCGAAGAGTTTGCCTTACCGCCTAAAGATGGAGATTTGCCTACCGTGGCAGAGCTTACCATTCCTTCGGAGATATCTGACTTTAGAGAAGGTCTCAAAGAAACTCTTTATAATACTGATTTTTCAGATGATCTTTGGCAGTTACTGGATGGAAATTTTCAATCGGGGATTACCTTTCGACAGGCATTTGGTAATTTTATAAGTGCTCTTTTTTCGAAACACGGGTTGGTATTAGCGGGTAGCAACCATTCGGATATTAAGGATTATAGCCGACAGTGTCTTACCCAATCTGTTAGTAAATCTGAGAAAATTCGAGCGTCGCTGAATACTCAAACAGCTGCCGTAGCTGATACATACCATCAGCAAGTAACGCTTTACGATTCAAATCTGTTTTATTTAGATGATGCCTCTGGCCGAACTAAGGTTATGCATAATGGAGAAGGTTGGGAAACCGACTCCGGAAAAGAATGGAGCAGCGAACAGTTGGTAAATGCAATTAATGATGATCCGGAGCATTTTTCCCCCAATGTTTTTTTGCGCCCCATTTTACAGGATACTTTACTGCCAACCATCGGATATGTGGCAGGACCCGGTGAAATAGCGTATTACGCTCAAATGAAAGAGATGTATTCTTGTTTTGGTTTAGAGATGCCTGTTATCTTTCCTCGTTTAAGTGCTACATTTGTAGAACCCGCTATTGATCGTATTTGCAAGGAGTTGCCATTTGAGTTGCACGAATATGCCGAGCGTATCGAAGATCTGGAATCAAATTTTGTTGATCATACTGAAGATCATGACCTTGAAACATTCTTTACCGATTGGAAAGAAAAGGTCCAGCAGCTTGTCAATCCCAAGAAAAGAGACATCGCTGACATTGATCCTACATTAGAAGGAGCAGTGGGAAAGGCTAACGCTGCATATTTTAATGAATTGGATAAGCTAAAAGGCAAAGTATATAGGGCAGTTAAACAGCAGGAAAATACCCAGTTGAAGCGCATTCGGCGAATAAAGGCCAACCTTTTCCCTGACAACGAATTGCAGGAGCGGCTGGTGGCAGCAATGTTCTATATGAATAAGTACGGCATTGATATATGGGATGATCTGCTGGAATCATTGGATGAGGATGAAGAATTTAATCGGCATAAACTGATTTATCTGTAA
- a CDS encoding 5-formyltetrahydrofolate cyclo-ligase, translating to MGDQERKNELRSKMLQQREAIAADQFYTVSNVIINRLIRQPEYTDAQTVHCYVSMNDRREVNTHKLLKQMLRQGKKVVVPITNFHDSTLTHIQLSSFEDLMPNKWGVLEPDSGEEVSISEVELVIVPMVAADEQGNRIGYGKGFYDRFLAEIDCPTVGLIFEQNIVPHVPTEDFDIPLDVILTEERVIHTD from the coding sequence GTGGGAGACCAAGAGCGTAAAAATGAGCTTCGCAGCAAAATGTTGCAGCAGCGGGAGGCTATTGCGGCCGATCAATTTTATACCGTTTCTAATGTGATCATTAATCGGTTGATCCGGCAACCCGAATATACAGATGCCCAAACTGTACATTGTTATGTATCGATGAATGATCGTCGGGAGGTTAATACTCATAAGCTTCTCAAACAGATGCTGAGGCAGGGGAAAAAGGTGGTGGTGCCGATCACTAATTTTCACGATAGCACGCTTACCCATATTCAATTATCCTCATTTGAGGATTTAATGCCTAACAAATGGGGTGTGTTGGAGCCTGACAGCGGTGAAGAAGTTTCGATATCTGAAGTGGAGCTGGTTATTGTGCCGATGGTGGCAGCTGATGAACAGGGCAATAGAATAGGATATGGCAAGGGATTTTATGATCGTTTTTTAGCTGAAATAGATTGCCCGACCGTGGGACTTATTTTTGAACAAAATATTGTTCCACATGTGCCTACAGAAGATTTTGATATCCCGTTGGATGTAATTCTTACAGAAGAACGGGTGATACATACTGATTAA
- a CDS encoding PspC domain-containing protein, whose amino-acid sequence MSSKSKQQNLDSLMDFEDSELRNTMQDFLKQEKESDRNVWNFATISGIAMVFVGMLFLVQMLGLGIGANFSGLIEVMPYVGGVLVTLVGFGFLVGDRKKQKQQPERGATNTENFNFDDHFKDTEGTEDYTINDDLGSRKEAKSKSDSSAFDNFAFSQSKKLYKSRTDKKISGVCGGLARYFGISSTVIRFLFFFALIAGWGAPFLIYIALAIVLDKEPPELMDDFSY is encoded by the coding sequence ATGAGTAGTAAATCAAAGCAGCAAAATCTGGATTCCCTGATGGATTTTGAAGACAGTGAACTTCGAAATACCATGCAGGATTTTTTAAAGCAAGAAAAAGAAAGTGATCGAAACGTCTGGAACTTTGCCACTATTTCGGGCATAGCAATGGTTTTCGTAGGTATGCTTTTTTTGGTTCAGATGCTTGGGCTGGGAATTGGAGCTAACTTTTCGGGACTGATTGAAGTAATGCCATATGTTGGTGGAGTTTTAGTCACGCTAGTAGGATTTGGATTTTTAGTGGGTGACCGGAAAAAGCAAAAACAGCAACCTGAAAGAGGTGCTACAAATACTGAAAATTTTAATTTCGACGATCATTTTAAAGATACTGAAGGTACTGAAGATTACACTATAAATGATGACCTCGGATCTAGGAAAGAAGCAAAATCCAAATCTGACAGTTCTGCCTTTGACAATTTTGCTTTCAGTCAGTCAAAGAAACTGTATAAGTCACGAACAGATAAAAAGATATCAGGTGTCTGCGGAGGTCTGGCGCGGTATTTTGGAATTAGTTCTACTGTAATCCGATTCTTATTTTTCTTTGCTCTTATTGCAGGATGGGGAGCGCCATTTCTTATATACATTGCATTAGCAATTGTCCTTGACAAAGAACCCCCGGAACTGATGGACGATTTTAGCTATTGA
- the tmk gene encoding dTMP kinase, with amino-acid sequence MFITFEGIDGSGKSTQIKNLVQKLRQTGAEVQTFRDPGGPEVSERVRDLLLSPDFEIDPVTELLLFSSARSQLVAECVLPNLEQGSVVILDRFYDSTTAYQGYGRKSVSLNEIQKLNNIASHGRKPDITIYMKLSLAEAKERLPEKKDRMEQAGDSFFGKVIEGFNKLAEAEDRFFTVDATEPAERVHKEIWKHVQAHL; translated from the coding sequence GTGTTTATAACGTTCGAAGGCATTGACGGGAGCGGGAAGTCCACACAAATTAAAAACCTTGTACAAAAGCTTCGTCAAACAGGGGCAGAGGTACAAACCTTTCGTGATCCGGGTGGACCTGAAGTCTCAGAGAGAGTACGAGATCTACTGTTAAGCCCTGATTTTGAGATCGATCCCGTGACAGAATTATTGCTTTTTTCCTCGGCTCGGTCCCAGCTTGTAGCCGAATGCGTTTTGCCTAATCTGGAGCAAGGTTCTGTTGTAATTCTTGATCGGTTTTATGATTCAACAACAGCATACCAGGGGTACGGCCGAAAATCAGTTTCGCTGAATGAAATCCAAAAGCTCAATAATATAGCCAGCCATGGGCGTAAGCCTGACATTACAATATACATGAAGCTGTCACTGGCCGAAGCCAAAGAGCGATTGCCCGAAAAAAAAGACCGGATGGAACAGGCAGGGGATTCGTTTTTTGGAAAAGTAATCGAGGGATTTAATAAACTTGCTGAAGCTGAGGATCGCTTTTTTACTGTAGATGCCACAGAACCTGCAGAGAGAGTTCATAAAGAAATATGGAAGCACGTGCAGGCTCATCTTTAA